A genomic window from Sceloporus undulatus isolate JIND9_A2432 ecotype Alabama chromosome 9, SceUnd_v1.1, whole genome shotgun sequence includes:
- the LOC121915172 gene encoding galectin-4-like, whose protein sequence is MAIEFETFKMPYYRAIPLGLDPESWVMLEGFIPRQSKGFYVDFAYGQFLGASIPLRFQLSFEGLHSSSTAVIALNTFTEGHWGKPNRVAAHLRRGQRFQVQFIVTSKGYKIIENDIFLCDFDHQLSPKRIRFLEMDGDIILENITFSWESSTRSRRLL, encoded by the exons ATGGCGATAGAATTTGAGACGTTT AAAATGCCATATTACAGGGCTATCCCACTGGGTTTGGACCCAGAGTCATGGGTGATGCTGGAAGGTTTCATTCCACGGCAAAGCAAAGG gTTCTACGTGGACTTTGCTTATGGACAGTTCCTTGGCGCCAGTATCCCCCTGCGGTTCCAGCTCAGCTTTGAAGGGCTTCATTCTTCCTCCACTGCCGTTATAGCCCTCAACACTTTCACAGAGGGACATTGGGGGAAACCGAACAGGGTAGCAGCCCATCTCCGCCGAGGCCAAAGGTTCCAGGTGCAATTCATCGTCACCAGCAAAGGTTACAAG ATAATAGAGAATGACATATTTCTTTGCGATTTTGACCACCAACTGTCTCCAAAGAGGATCCGTTTTTTGGAAATGGATGGAGACATCATCCTTGAGAATATCACCTTCAGCTGGGAGAGCAGCACCAGAAGCAGGAGGCTTCTTTAA